In the genome of Colwellia sp. PAMC 21821, the window TCAACAATGGCCCATTAGCTATGCAGGCAAAGTTTGGTTTTAGTTTTTACTGCTGTGTTAAAAAAGATGATGGTCAAGTCATTGGTATATCGGGTTTAACCAAAAGAGATGGCATTGACTATCCTGAAATTGGTTTTGCATTTTTCGCTAAGTATTGTAGGCAAGGATTTGGTTTTGAATCTGCACAAGCGATAATTCATTATGCTGATACTCAACTAGCCATTAAGCATCTGCAAGCAATATGTAATCCGGGTAACGAAGCGTCTAAAACTTTGTTGCAACGGCTAGGTTTCAATTTTGATAAACACATCATCTTAGCGGATACTAATCAAACAGTTATGTTGTTTGATCTTAATGCGTCGTAAGTTTTATAAATGAATACTCGTATTGATCAATATCTAACTAGCACAAATTAATTAAAATAATTACTATATTTACTGTAAATTACTTGCGTTTTTATTATTTAGGCCCAAGATTGATATGAGTAGCTAATAAAAAGGAACACCTTATGAAAATAAATCTTTCAGGTCACCATGTAGACGTTACAG includes:
- a CDS encoding GNAT family N-acetyltransferase encodes the protein MVLDTARLKLRLLNTSDAVMILALLNEASFIKNIGDKGVRNLQDALHYINNGPLAMQAKFGFSFYCCVKKDDGQVIGISGLTKRDGIDYPEIGFAFFAKYCRQGFGFESAQAIIHYADTQLAIKHLQAICNPGNEASKTLLQRLGFNFDKHIILADTNQTVMLFDLNAS